The bacterium genome has a segment encoding these proteins:
- a CDS encoding stage II sporulation protein M: MQKILQGSTTLSLQNTQHICQLHDQLSLYIHQLRRDFSTSELQDFEDTYFQLSQSVLSLQDHHQRNQSYFRLRYRAIWKKHFDLFIISLQLFTLAFFVGLFMGWHKPEYAQLFLSQGMAERIMNHQDWFDGLRQSPLSGGFAIAWNNIQVCINVFLMSALVAVGGIFLLVFNGFHVGFIIAFCARYGFSDALIQFITTHGILELTLIVASCFSGLIMGQEFFKRRQKLSFATRFKQSSKDGFTVLLGLLPWIALAAVFEAFASPFTYLSMTQKIFIGCFITACFWLYTFLPAPKKS, translated from the coding sequence ATGCAAAAAATTTTGCAAGGTTCTACTACCCTTTCACTGCAAAACACCCAACATATCTGCCAACTGCACGATCAACTCAGTCTCTATATTCATCAACTTCGTCGTGATTTTTCTACATCGGAACTTCAGGATTTTGAAGATACCTACTTCCAACTCAGCCAAAGCGTTCTAAGCTTACAAGACCATCATCAACGCAATCAGTCTTATTTTAGACTGCGTTATCGAGCGATTTGGAAAAAACATTTTGACTTATTTATCATAAGCTTACAGCTGTTTACCCTGGCGTTTTTCGTGGGTTTATTTATGGGCTGGCACAAGCCTGAATACGCCCAACTGTTCCTGTCTCAAGGCATGGCAGAGCGAATCATGAATCATCAAGACTGGTTTGATGGTTTAAGACAATCACCTTTAAGTGGCGGCTTTGCCATTGCCTGGAACAACATTCAAGTCTGTATCAATGTTTTTCTTATGAGCGCACTTGTTGCTGTTGGTGGTATTTTTCTTTTGGTATTCAACGGTTTCCATGTGGGTTTTATCATTGCGTTTTGTGCACGCTACGGTTTCTCTGACGCTTTAATCCAATTTATTACAACGCATGGTATTCTTGAACTAACACTCATTGTGGCCAGTTGTTTTTCAGGTTTAATCATGGGCCAAGAGTTTTTTAAACGTCGTCAAAAACTCAGCTTTGCCACACGATTCAAACAAAGCAGTAAAGATGGCTTCACTGTTTTATTAGGCTTACTGCCATGGATTGCCTTGGCAGCGGTATTTGAAGCCTTTGCCTCACCCTTTACGTATTTAAGCATGACACAAAAAATATTCATTGGCTGTTTTATCACCGCATGCTTTTGGCTCTATACTTTTTTACCTGCACCCAAAAAATCATAA
- a CDS encoding DUF58 domain-containing protein — translation MSQKFWLMLGFLQFFLLFGVYNSLIFYFALAMMVLYFLYLWRCWKTFKNNNVKKVIIRYKEQLELNATTTFAIELKHYQLYSVELVLYFDRHQALLWQQQNYCFSSGQMIQTVKVEAKKLGRFRVPKLNIQLKDSSGLFYKEIVLNSDESFEVLPNSQSQNMHEVLQILKADPYAMVWKNQHNVARKSDLVVGAREYRPGDPLKLIDAKKTGRLDKAMVKVFEQDEAQHLEVILDVGRSMLGEIENSQKVDFYSLLAYQLIRYTCSLGDTFSFACLNDQLHQYVYNSRKSEDFIRVYRNQKIDVSPYDAQLEQAVKHIKKLNKPSVVFLLLDMLKPSMHAAIIKLLPQLDPKHKIIVLHVIEEKYNVQSLVQKQAEQIDKINHDDRRQLLYALNLQERKQDLMAKLSRSNVSMVDLPTQHAVGLLREVYKQLRV, via the coding sequence ATGAGTCAAAAGTTTTGGCTCATGTTAGGCTTCCTGCAGTTTTTTTTATTGTTTGGCGTGTACAACAGCCTTATCTTTTATTTTGCATTGGCCATGATGGTTTTGTACTTTCTCTATCTATGGAGATGTTGGAAAACATTTAAAAACAACAATGTAAAAAAAGTCATCATTCGTTACAAAGAGCAATTAGAGCTCAATGCAACCACAACTTTTGCAATAGAGTTAAAGCACTATCAACTGTATTCTGTAGAGCTTGTCTTATATTTTGATCGGCATCAGGCCTTATTGTGGCAGCAACAAAATTATTGTTTTTCTTCCGGGCAGATGATTCAAACAGTGAAGGTAGAGGCAAAAAAATTAGGACGCTTTAGGGTGCCTAAGCTTAATATTCAACTTAAAGATTCTTCGGGTTTATTTTATAAAGAGATTGTTTTAAACAGCGACGAGAGTTTTGAAGTCTTGCCCAATAGTCAGAGCCAGAATATGCATGAAGTATTACAAATATTAAAAGCAGATCCTTATGCCATGGTTTGGAAAAACCAGCATAACGTGGCTAGGAAAAGTGACTTGGTTGTTGGTGCAAGAGAATACCGGCCTGGGGACCCCTTAAAATTAATTGATGCTAAAAAAACCGGGCGTTTAGATAAAGCCATGGTTAAAGTGTTTGAACAAGATGAAGCGCAACATCTTGAAGTTATTTTGGATGTGGGGCGCTCTATGTTGGGTGAAATTGAGAACAGTCAAAAAGTAGATTTTTATAGCTTGTTGGCCTATCAGTTGATTCGATACACTTGCAGCTTGGGAGATACGTTTTCTTTTGCATGTTTAAATGATCAATTGCATCAATATGTTTATAACAGCAGAAAATCTGAAGATTTTATCCGTGTTTATCGCAATCAAAAAATTGACGTAAGTCCGTATGACGCTCAACTTGAGCAAGCAGTGAAACATATTAAAAAACTTAATAAACCCAGTGTCGTTTTTCTTTTATTGGACATGTTAAAGCCATCGATGCATGCCGCCATCATCAAGCTTTTACCGCAGCTTGATCCTAAACATAAAATCATTGTTTTGCATGTGATTGAAGAAAAGTACAATGTTCAAAGTTTGGTACAAAAGCAAGCAGAGCAAATTGACAAGATCAATCATGACGATCGTAGGCAATTGTTGTATGCTCTAAACTTGCAGGAAAGAAAGCAAGACCTTATGGCCAAGTTAAGTCGCAGCAATGTTAGTATGGTTGACTTACCCACACAGCACGCTGTAGGTTTGTTGCGAGAGGTGTATAAGCAATTACGCGTTTAA
- a CDS encoding MoxR family ATPase: MKYQEQCQKIINEIKSYYCDHQNITPMLMASYLVKGHVLIEGPPGTGKTSLAKMMSVLLSKSFSRIQCTSDLLPQDITGYSILRGEKLEFVSGPVFSDFLLVDELNRASPRAQSALLEAMEEQQVSIDGKTHELGEHFFVIATQNPQDHEGTFPLPEVQLDRFLLCIHTEHADLETEQKLLQLHLEQKIPIDFSIIKKETLDLEQVYKEIIKVSVDQSLLNYITELIAKTRKHELIACGASLRAGLALVKCAQALAYLDGRNTVIPDDIKLLAKPVLSHRIALSSQAIFQNMSKDACINAILMELPFPS; encoded by the coding sequence GTGAAGTATCAAGAACAGTGTCAAAAAATTATCAATGAAATCAAAAGTTACTATTGCGATCATCAAAATATCACGCCAATGTTGATGGCGTCGTATTTGGTTAAAGGGCATGTTTTGATTGAAGGCCCACCAGGTACAGGAAAAACATCGTTAGCAAAAATGATGAGTGTTTTGCTCAGCAAATCTTTTTCCAGAATTCAATGCACTTCCGATCTTTTACCGCAAGATATAACCGGCTATTCTATTTTGCGTGGCGAAAAATTGGAGTTTGTTTCGGGGCCTGTTTTTTCAGACTTTTTGTTGGTGGATGAGCTCAATAGAGCATCACCCAGAGCTCAGTCAGCTTTGCTTGAAGCCATGGAAGAACAGCAAGTCAGTATTGATGGAAAAACGCATGAGTTAGGGGAGCATTTTTTTGTGATTGCTACACAAAACCCGCAGGATCATGAAGGAACCTTTCCACTGCCAGAAGTACAATTGGATCGCTTTTTATTGTGTATTCACACGGAGCATGCAGACTTGGAAACCGAGCAAAAGTTATTGCAGTTGCATTTAGAACAAAAAATTCCTATCGATTTTTCAATAATAAAAAAAGAAACATTGGATTTAGAGCAGGTATACAAAGAGATTATTAAAGTTAGCGTGGATCAAAGTTTATTAAATTATATCACTGAGCTCATTGCTAAAACTAGAAAGCATGAACTTATTGCCTGTGGTGCAAGTTTGCGTGCGGGTTTAGCTTTGGTCAAGTGTGCACAAGCTTTAGCGTATCTTGATGGTAGGAATACGGTAATCCCTGATGATATTAAGCTATTGGCAAAACCTGTGTTGAGTCATCGTATTGCTTTATCATCACAAGCTATTTTTCAAAATATGTCCAAGGATGCATGTATCAATGCCATACTTATGGAACTACCGTTCCCAAGCTAA